A window of the Lagopus muta isolate bLagMut1 chromosome 1, bLagMut1 primary, whole genome shotgun sequence genome harbors these coding sequences:
- the DDIAS gene encoding DNA damage-induced apoptosis suppressor protein isoform X1, translating to MSSARRLLAASVISVQNSCFIYPACQSCLSRLILDSRRFNCLKCGCTGEAEEAGYRYRLSLKIADTNDLFDITVFGSCLDPFFGVTAGNLQRCIQDFNQLSGETNKAASPAVLVQAVETCFIGKRFIFGVKGFGSEDGACSAASSILQNCSRINRGTKNLIACQIFLPNAAVTGFTVISYFRRLLQSVKFGNNNNSSYLPDASSAPIDESVSELSSLSVLSRNSCFVQSSGRESFLGSWQQSFSLTSSVAWVTAEDFPSLEVGKLVSEQHEEEGRPVSVESCSVSLNNQTLLDSQFCSSSVKEGNKEEENELSSQPSQADRISATDKLERISSSKTECSLQNSSQLLENPLDFGSKIIYPKTNSGNYSCQEKSPKLLFYGRHTSASDRVNLTGASQTDSMLWDELPFSESLNEFLARIEYKSFVTSPNLDVGKCGLLESSKLSINHNKSHPRQTPVAGALTEASGRFLPSVEKDSWESISFACLKASPNPLSDEVLQHNSFSSVLCSADKECGASCFIPHSHLLTPSKSLQVTSETSASKRSRQSKEASAKVSKSACSFISPHCSAEHEETCLQRSKRATCVHSAHDSCLSGSENKENSSCIPNQIKDLTFTGAWDSGPATPSVMRRIHEGEIKPLSELCENAFKSINKREVIWNGGCPEGSYNASADLFDVNAGEGAKAAESLNKSSNSLIQEDPSTEKVTTPKLVLFPGDVSCNSSKQTSSLHRTPLAFRKHSTPVTCSFYDSDCNTFSAQDFVPYSESTPVAKPLQKLRPAGEHSPSVTVFTSENPTKIHSKRKRSRSSFQNTLLQQLTGRRVKRERLSSSEDIEGKSSVPQQFCNSQSPASVEEWIPPSANKRFKPTASLSIKPVSWHSQLSCEHADRNPNSGSKENSEKDVCFRSERFNSVNTTTVLTTPVSAGIAKALFLSDTVLESCSSSEGKNLSSRANYSRVSMEGATGWSPELFFQAQSPIFHKSKQ from the exons ATGAGCAGTGCAAGACGACTCTTGGCTGCCTCTGTAATTTCCGTCCAGAACTCTTGCTTCATCTACCCTGCTTGTCAGAGCTGCTTGTCGAGGCTGATCCTGGACTCCAGGAG GTTTAACTGTCTTAAATGTGGCTGCACAGGTGAAGCTGAAGAAGCAGGCTACAGATACAGACTGTCCCTAAAGATTGCTGACACAAATGATTTGTTTGACATTACTGTGTTTGGAAGTTGCTTAGATCCATTCTTTGGCGTCACTGCAGGAAATCTGCAGAG GTGTATTCAAGACTTTAATCAGCTGtcaggagaaacaaacaaagctgCATCTCCAGCAGTGTTAGTTCAAGCAGTTGAAACCTGTTTCATTGGAAAAAGATTTATATTTGGAGTGAAG gGTTTTGGAAGTGAAGATGGAGCAtgttctgctgccagcagcatctTGCAAAACTGTTCCAGAATTAATAGAGGTACAAAAAACCTTATAGCTTGCCAGATCTTCCTGCCAAATGCTGCTGTTACTGGCTTTACTGTCATCAGCTACTTCCGTCGGCTCCTGCAGTCTGTGAAATTTGGGAACAATAATAACAGCTCATACTTACCTGATGCATCTTCAGCTCCAATAGATGAATCTGTCAGTGAACTCAGCAGCTTGTCTGTTTTGAGCAGAAACTCCTGTTTTGTTCAATCTAGTGGTAGAGAAAGTTTTTTAGGGTCCTGGCAGCAATCCTTCAGCCTGACTTCATCTGTTGCTTGGGTAACAGCAGAAGATTTTCCCTCTCTGGAAGTGGGAAAGCTGGTGAGTGAACAGCATGAAGAAGAGGGGAGGCCTGTGTCTGTAGAATCATGTAGTGTAAGCCTTAACAATCAAACTCTTTTGGATTCACAGTTTTGCAGCTCTTCAGTGAAGGAAGGGaataaagaagaggaaaatgaattaaGTTCACAGCCTAGTCAAGCTGACAGAATCTCTGCCACTGATAAATTAGAgagaatttcttcttcaaagacTGAGTGTTCACTTCAAAACAGTTCCCAGTTGTTAGAAAATCCCTTGGACTTTGGATCAAAAATAATTTACCCAAAGACTAATAGTGGAAATTATTCTTGCCAAGAAAAATCCCCGAAGTTGCTTTTTTATGGGAGACATACCTCAGCTTCTGATCGTGTAAATCTAACTGGAGCATCTCAGACAGACTCAATGCTTTGGGATGAGCTCCCATTCTCAGAAAGCCTAAATGAATTTTTAGCCAGAATAGAATATAAGAGTTTTGTGACATCACCTAATCTTGATGTAGGTAAATGTGGCCTTCTTGAAAGCAGCAAGTTGAGTATAAATCATAACAAATCTCATCCCAGGCAAACCCCAGTAGCTGGTGCCTTAACTGAAGCATCAGGGAGGTTCTTGCCATCAGTAGAGAAAGACAGCTGGGAGAGCATATCATTTGCTTGTCTAAAGGCCAGTCCAAACCCTCTAAGTGATGAGGTGTTACAGCATAACTCTTTCAGTAGCGTTTTATGTTCAGCTGACAAGGAATGTGGAGCGTCTTGCTTTATACCTCACTCTCATCTACTTACTCCATCAAAGTCCCTGCAAGTAACATCTGAGACTTCTGCTTCCAAAAGAAGCAGACAGTCCAAAGAAGCAAGTGCTAAAGTTTCAAAGTCAGCCTGTTCTTTTATCAGCCCACATTGTTCTGCTGAACATGAAGAAACTTGTTTACAGAGGAGCAAGAGAGCTACCTGTGTGCATTCTGCACATGACAGCTGTTTATCTGGtagtgaaaataaagaaaattcttcttGTATACCAAACCAAATAAAAGATCTTACATTCACGGGGGCATGGGACTCTGGTCCAGCAACTCCCAGTGTTATGAGAAGGATACATGAAGGGGAAATAAAACCATTGTCAGAGCTAtgtgaaaatgctttcaaaagtaTAAATAAGAGAGAGGTGATATGGAATGGGGGCTGCCCTGAAGGAAGCTACAATGCTTCTGCTGATCTCTTTGATGTGAATGCAGGTGAGGGAGCAAAAGCTGCAGAATCCTTAAATAAGTCAAGTAACTCTTTGATACAAGAAGATCCTTCAACAGAAAAGGTCACAACTCCCAAATTGGTGCTTTTTCCTGGAGATGTTTCCTGTAACAGTTCAAAGCAGACATCCTCCCTACATAGAACCCCGCTTGCTTTTCGTAAGCACAGCACACCAGTAACGTGCTCCTTTTATGATTCAGACTGCAATACATTTAGTGCTCAAGACTTTGTTCCTTATTCAGAGTCAACTCCTGTGGCAAAACCTCTCCAAAAACTGCGGCCTGCTGGGGAACACAGCCCTTCTGTCACTGTATTCACCTCTGAAAATCCCACTAAAATCCATTCCAAACGCAAGCGATCTAGATCTTCCTTTCAGAACACTCTGTTACAGCAGCTTACTGGCAGGAGAGTGAAACGTGaaaggctgagcagcagtgaagaCATAGAAGGTAAGAGCTCTGTTCCACAGCAGTTCTGTAACAGCCAGTCACCTGCCAGTGTTGAGGAGTGGATCCCTCCATCTGCAAACAAGAGATTTAAACCAACTGCATCTTTGAGCATAAAACCAGTTAGCTGGCACTCACAATTGTCCTGTGAGCATGCTGACAGGAACCCTAATTCTGGAAGCAAagagaacagtgaaaaagaCGTGTGCTTCAGGAGTGAGAGATTCAACTCCGTGAATACAACTACAGTTCTAACGACTCCTGTGTCTGCAGGTATTGCCAaggctttgtttttaagtgaCACAGTCCTGGAAAGCTGTTcttcttcagaaggaaagaatctCAGCTCACGTGCAAATTATTCAAGGGTTTCAATGGAAGGGGCAACAGGCTGGTCTCCTGAGTTGTTCTTCCAAGCACAGAGCCCTATTTTCCATAAgtcaaaacagtaa
- the DDIAS gene encoding DNA damage-induced apoptosis suppressor protein isoform X2: MSSARRLLAASVISVQNSCFIYPACQSCLSRLILDSRRFNCLKCGCTGEAEEAGYRYRLSLKIADTNDLFDITVFGSCLDPFFGVTAGNLQRCIQDFNQLSGETNKAASPAVLVQAVETCFIGKRFIFGVKGFGSEDGACSAASSILQNCSRINRGTKNLIACQIFLPNAAVTGFTVISYFRRLLQSVKFGNNNNSSYLPDASSAPIDESVSELSSLSVLSRNSCFVQSSGRESFLGSWQQSFSLTSSVAWVTAEDFPSLEVGKLFCSSSVKEGNKEEENELSSQPSQADRISATDKLERISSSKTECSLQNSSQLLENPLDFGSKIIYPKTNSGNYSCQEKSPKLLFYGRHTSASDRVNLTGASQTDSMLWDELPFSESLNEFLARIEYKSFVTSPNLDVGKCGLLESSKLSINHNKSHPRQTPVAGALTEASGRFLPSVEKDSWESISFACLKASPNPLSDEVLQHNSFSSVLCSADKECGASCFIPHSHLLTPSKSLQVTSETSASKRSRQSKEASAKVSKSACSFISPHCSAEHEETCLQRSKRATCVHSAHDSCLSGSENKENSSCIPNQIKDLTFTGAWDSGPATPSVMRRIHEGEIKPLSELCENAFKSINKREVIWNGGCPEGSYNASADLFDVNAGEGAKAAESLNKSSNSLIQEDPSTEKVTTPKLVLFPGDVSCNSSKQTSSLHRTPLAFRKHSTPVTCSFYDSDCNTFSAQDFVPYSESTPVAKPLQKLRPAGEHSPSVTVFTSENPTKIHSKRKRSRSSFQNTLLQQLTGRRVKRERLSSSEDIEGKSSVPQQFCNSQSPASVEEWIPPSANKRFKPTASLSIKPVSWHSQLSCEHADRNPNSGSKENSEKDVCFRSERFNSVNTTTVLTTPVSAGIAKALFLSDTVLESCSSSEGKNLSSRANYSRVSMEGATGWSPELFFQAQSPIFHKSKQ, encoded by the exons ATGAGCAGTGCAAGACGACTCTTGGCTGCCTCTGTAATTTCCGTCCAGAACTCTTGCTTCATCTACCCTGCTTGTCAGAGCTGCTTGTCGAGGCTGATCCTGGACTCCAGGAG GTTTAACTGTCTTAAATGTGGCTGCACAGGTGAAGCTGAAGAAGCAGGCTACAGATACAGACTGTCCCTAAAGATTGCTGACACAAATGATTTGTTTGACATTACTGTGTTTGGAAGTTGCTTAGATCCATTCTTTGGCGTCACTGCAGGAAATCTGCAGAG GTGTATTCAAGACTTTAATCAGCTGtcaggagaaacaaacaaagctgCATCTCCAGCAGTGTTAGTTCAAGCAGTTGAAACCTGTTTCATTGGAAAAAGATTTATATTTGGAGTGAAG gGTTTTGGAAGTGAAGATGGAGCAtgttctgctgccagcagcatctTGCAAAACTGTTCCAGAATTAATAGAGGTACAAAAAACCTTATAGCTTGCCAGATCTTCCTGCCAAATGCTGCTGTTACTGGCTTTACTGTCATCAGCTACTTCCGTCGGCTCCTGCAGTCTGTGAAATTTGGGAACAATAATAACAGCTCATACTTACCTGATGCATCTTCAGCTCCAATAGATGAATCTGTCAGTGAACTCAGCAGCTTGTCTGTTTTGAGCAGAAACTCCTGTTTTGTTCAATCTAGTGGTAGAGAAAGTTTTTTAGGGTCCTGGCAGCAATCCTTCAGCCTGACTTCATCTGTTGCTTGGGTAACAGCAGAAGATTTTCCCTCTCTGGAAGTGGGAAAGCTG TTTTGCAGCTCTTCAGTGAAGGAAGGGaataaagaagaggaaaatgaattaaGTTCACAGCCTAGTCAAGCTGACAGAATCTCTGCCACTGATAAATTAGAgagaatttcttcttcaaagacTGAGTGTTCACTTCAAAACAGTTCCCAGTTGTTAGAAAATCCCTTGGACTTTGGATCAAAAATAATTTACCCAAAGACTAATAGTGGAAATTATTCTTGCCAAGAAAAATCCCCGAAGTTGCTTTTTTATGGGAGACATACCTCAGCTTCTGATCGTGTAAATCTAACTGGAGCATCTCAGACAGACTCAATGCTTTGGGATGAGCTCCCATTCTCAGAAAGCCTAAATGAATTTTTAGCCAGAATAGAATATAAGAGTTTTGTGACATCACCTAATCTTGATGTAGGTAAATGTGGCCTTCTTGAAAGCAGCAAGTTGAGTATAAATCATAACAAATCTCATCCCAGGCAAACCCCAGTAGCTGGTGCCTTAACTGAAGCATCAGGGAGGTTCTTGCCATCAGTAGAGAAAGACAGCTGGGAGAGCATATCATTTGCTTGTCTAAAGGCCAGTCCAAACCCTCTAAGTGATGAGGTGTTACAGCATAACTCTTTCAGTAGCGTTTTATGTTCAGCTGACAAGGAATGTGGAGCGTCTTGCTTTATACCTCACTCTCATCTACTTACTCCATCAAAGTCCCTGCAAGTAACATCTGAGACTTCTGCTTCCAAAAGAAGCAGACAGTCCAAAGAAGCAAGTGCTAAAGTTTCAAAGTCAGCCTGTTCTTTTATCAGCCCACATTGTTCTGCTGAACATGAAGAAACTTGTTTACAGAGGAGCAAGAGAGCTACCTGTGTGCATTCTGCACATGACAGCTGTTTATCTGGtagtgaaaataaagaaaattcttcttGTATACCAAACCAAATAAAAGATCTTACATTCACGGGGGCATGGGACTCTGGTCCAGCAACTCCCAGTGTTATGAGAAGGATACATGAAGGGGAAATAAAACCATTGTCAGAGCTAtgtgaaaatgctttcaaaagtaTAAATAAGAGAGAGGTGATATGGAATGGGGGCTGCCCTGAAGGAAGCTACAATGCTTCTGCTGATCTCTTTGATGTGAATGCAGGTGAGGGAGCAAAAGCTGCAGAATCCTTAAATAAGTCAAGTAACTCTTTGATACAAGAAGATCCTTCAACAGAAAAGGTCACAACTCCCAAATTGGTGCTTTTTCCTGGAGATGTTTCCTGTAACAGTTCAAAGCAGACATCCTCCCTACATAGAACCCCGCTTGCTTTTCGTAAGCACAGCACACCAGTAACGTGCTCCTTTTATGATTCAGACTGCAATACATTTAGTGCTCAAGACTTTGTTCCTTATTCAGAGTCAACTCCTGTGGCAAAACCTCTCCAAAAACTGCGGCCTGCTGGGGAACACAGCCCTTCTGTCACTGTATTCACCTCTGAAAATCCCACTAAAATCCATTCCAAACGCAAGCGATCTAGATCTTCCTTTCAGAACACTCTGTTACAGCAGCTTACTGGCAGGAGAGTGAAACGTGaaaggctgagcagcagtgaagaCATAGAAGGTAAGAGCTCTGTTCCACAGCAGTTCTGTAACAGCCAGTCACCTGCCAGTGTTGAGGAGTGGATCCCTCCATCTGCAAACAAGAGATTTAAACCAACTGCATCTTTGAGCATAAAACCAGTTAGCTGGCACTCACAATTGTCCTGTGAGCATGCTGACAGGAACCCTAATTCTGGAAGCAAagagaacagtgaaaaagaCGTGTGCTTCAGGAGTGAGAGATTCAACTCCGTGAATACAACTACAGTTCTAACGACTCCTGTGTCTGCAGGTATTGCCAaggctttgtttttaagtgaCACAGTCCTGGAAAGCTGTTcttcttcagaaggaaagaatctCAGCTCACGTGCAAATTATTCAAGGGTTTCAATGGAAGGGGCAACAGGCTGGTCTCCTGAGTTGTTCTTCCAAGCACAGAGCCCTATTTTCCATAAgtcaaaacagtaa